From a single Sporosarcina oncorhynchi genomic region:
- a CDS encoding ribonucleoside-diphosphate reductase subunit alpha, with amino-acid sequence MRERTDGADLLNKLQAEYGAEKIEALVVASDRWKERHPEANVTEWSKAMILESLSNIDEASSYWTFVAARIYLADVYARQEQIRGVKAYTDFAENVEKLVKRGLYTPVLTEKYSYDELVTLGGYLQPERDKLFTYIGLKTLVDRYVAVDFDKTSVELPQERWMIIAMTLMQNETDNRLGKVAEAYWAMSNLYMTVATPTLSNAGKPHGQLSSCFIDTVDDSLQGIYDSNTDVANLSKYGGGIGVYMGKVRSRGSSIRGFKGASSGVLPWIKQLNNTAVSVDQLGQRQGAIAVYLDVWHKDIFTFLDLKLNNGDDRLRAHDIFTGLCMPDIFMEQVEARGDWHLFDPHEVRTVMGYSLEDFYDETKGDGSFREKYEECVNHPELSKETVPAIEIMKRVLRSQLETGTPFMFYRDEVNRANPNKHEGMVYSSNLCSEIMQNMSPTEFESVTLEDDIVVTRSKPGDFVVCNLSSVNLGRAVTADVLERLITIQVRMLDNVIDLNKIPVVQAQRTNSRYRGIGLGTFGWHHLLALKNIQWESDEAVEFADELYEKIAYLTIKASMELATEKGAYPLFEGSDWHTGSYFDRRDYKSKEWQELRAEVADKGIRNGYLMAVAPNSSTSVIAGSTASIDPVFKPFYHEEKKDYKLPVIAPDLNHNTYDVYRRSAYIVDQRWSIKQNAARQRHIDQSISFNVYVPNNIRASVLLDLHVQAWKSGMKTTYYTRSTASDIEECEWCHS; translated from the coding sequence ATGCGTGAAAGAACAGACGGAGCCGATCTTCTCAACAAGCTGCAGGCGGAATATGGCGCGGAAAAAATTGAAGCATTGGTCGTGGCAAGCGACCGTTGGAAAGAGCGTCATCCAGAGGCAAATGTAACTGAATGGTCGAAAGCGATGATTTTGGAATCTCTCAGCAATATTGACGAGGCATCTTCTTATTGGACGTTTGTGGCGGCGCGCATTTATTTGGCTGATGTGTATGCAAGACAGGAGCAGATCAGAGGTGTAAAAGCGTATACAGATTTTGCGGAAAACGTAGAGAAACTCGTTAAAAGAGGCTTGTATACACCGGTTTTGACAGAGAAATATTCCTATGATGAGTTGGTAACTCTCGGAGGCTATTTACAACCTGAGCGGGACAAGCTATTTACATATATAGGACTTAAAACGCTTGTGGACAGATACGTAGCTGTCGATTTCGATAAGACATCGGTCGAGTTGCCACAGGAACGATGGATGATCATCGCAATGACACTTATGCAAAATGAGACAGACAACCGTTTAGGGAAAGTTGCAGAAGCTTATTGGGCAATGAGTAATTTGTACATGACTGTTGCCACGCCGACATTATCCAATGCAGGCAAACCGCATGGCCAGCTTTCAAGCTGTTTCATTGATACAGTGGACGATTCACTTCAAGGTATTTATGACAGTAATACGGATGTGGCAAACTTGTCGAAATACGGTGGCGGCATCGGTGTTTACATGGGCAAAGTGCGTTCACGCGGCTCTTCAATTAGAGGATTTAAAGGCGCGTCGAGCGGTGTACTTCCTTGGATTAAACAACTGAATAATACGGCAGTCAGCGTCGATCAGCTTGGACAGCGCCAAGGGGCAATTGCTGTGTACCTTGACGTTTGGCATAAAGATATCTTCACTTTCCTAGACTTAAAGTTAAACAACGGTGATGACCGTCTTCGCGCGCATGATATCTTCACGGGACTTTGCATGCCGGATATCTTCATGGAGCAAGTGGAAGCTAGAGGGGACTGGCATTTATTCGACCCGCATGAAGTACGCACAGTGATGGGTTATTCGCTGGAAGATTTCTATGATGAAACAAAAGGTGACGGCAGCTTCCGTGAAAAGTATGAGGAGTGTGTCAATCATCCCGAGTTGTCCAAAGAAACCGTTCCGGCAATTGAAATTATGAAGCGTGTCTTGCGAAGCCAACTTGAAACGGGCACACCGTTCATGTTTTATCGTGATGAAGTGAACCGTGCGAATCCGAACAAGCATGAAGGTATGGTCTATTCTAGTAACTTATGTTCAGAAATCATGCAAAACATGAGCCCGACAGAATTTGAGTCGGTTACACTTGAAGATGATATCGTTGTAACACGTTCAAAACCAGGTGATTTCGTTGTTTGTAACTTGTCATCCGTCAACCTAGGACGCGCTGTAACGGCTGACGTTCTTGAAAGACTGATCACTATCCAAGTACGTATGCTCGATAACGTAATTGATTTGAATAAAATCCCGGTCGTCCAGGCACAACGGACAAATTCCCGTTACCGCGGAATCGGCCTAGGCACATTTGGTTGGCACCATCTGCTGGCGTTGAAAAATATCCAGTGGGAGTCCGATGAAGCGGTTGAATTCGCGGACGAGCTCTATGAAAAAATTGCTTATTTGACAATTAAAGCTTCAATGGAATTAGCTACTGAAAAAGGTGCTTATCCGTTATTCGAAGGCTCTGATTGGCATACAGGTTCGTATTTCGACCGACGCGATTACAAATCGAAAGAATGGCAGGAATTGCGTGCTGAAGTAGCTGATAAAGGGATTCGAAACGGCTACTTGATGGCAGTTGCGCCGAACAGTTCGACTTCGGTCATTGCAGGTTCAACGGCTTCCATCGATCCCGTTTTCAAACCGTTTTACCATGAAGAAAAGAAGGACTATAAGTTGCCGGTCATTGCGCCTGATCTTAACCACAACACGTATGATGTATACCGCCGCTCCGCATATATTGTCGACCAACGTTGGTCCATTAAGCAGAACGCCGCTAGACAACGTCATATTGACCAGTCCATTTCGTTCAACGTGTATGTGCCGAACAATATCCGTGCATCTGTCTTGCTCGATCTGCATGTGCAGGCGTGGAAGTCGGGCATGAAGACGACGTATTATACACGTTCGACGGCATCTGACATCGAGGAGTGCGAATGGTGTCATTCCTAA
- a CDS encoding flavodoxin codes for MVSFLIAYATWSGNTQEVAELVEETLLTQGMDVKAHRIGLDPLPDPRRFDAMIIGSFTWDQGATPDEVKDFVADVGYKPDNVYVFGTGDTQFGGDELFCHAAVKLAKFYDSRYEPLKIEQSPRGTQEKTVIDWSKGVLQHWKHSHALRY; via the coding sequence ATGGTGTCATTCCTAATTGCGTATGCAACGTGGAGCGGCAATACGCAGGAAGTGGCGGAACTTGTAGAAGAGACATTGTTGACGCAAGGTATGGATGTGAAAGCGCACCGAATCGGACTGGATCCACTGCCGGATCCCCGCCGATTCGACGCGATGATCATCGGCTCCTTCACATGGGATCAAGGAGCCACACCTGACGAAGTGAAAGACTTCGTTGCGGATGTCGGCTATAAACCGGATAATGTCTACGTTTTTGGGACAGGCGACACGCAGTTTGGCGGAGACGAACTCTTTTGTCATGCTGCTGTGAAGCTGGCGAAGTTTTATGACTCGCGCTATGAACCGCTTAAAATCGAACAAAGCCCGCGCGGTACACAAGAAAAGACCGTGATTGACTGGTCGAAAGGAGTTTTACAACATTGGAAACACTCACACGCGTTAAGGTACTAA
- a CDS encoding ribonucleotide-diphosphate reductase subunit beta: METLTRVKVLNPAHPNKSTAIFGGKASGILNWNDLAHPHFYTLRQRIRSLFWTANEVDMTQDVKQFGSLSKVEQEAFLKIIGLLATLDGPQTVIAMKIADFATDPSVKSIMATIADQESEHNHSYAYVLSSVTTLDKQMTSFEMGRSDEILMKRNERIVEIYNEFAENPTIETVLKSMVYTTLLEGLFFYSGFAFFYNLARHQKMVGTSTMISYINRDELQHGKAISDIFRAALAENPEQNTEEFTEWIYDQFRHSVEQEIIWSNYVLDGIEGIDLEEMAGYVKYRANKMLRMLGLSEIYPEFTDNPMKWIRAYVDSFDDTKTDFFEQTSRQYVKTSDLNGFDDL, encoded by the coding sequence TTGGAAACACTCACACGCGTTAAGGTACTAAATCCGGCACATCCAAATAAATCCACAGCGATTTTCGGTGGGAAAGCGAGCGGAATTCTGAATTGGAACGACCTTGCCCACCCGCATTTCTATACATTAAGACAACGGATTCGTTCCCTTTTCTGGACGGCGAATGAAGTCGATATGACGCAAGATGTTAAACAATTTGGCAGTTTGTCGAAAGTTGAGCAGGAAGCATTCCTTAAAATTATCGGTTTGCTTGCGACACTTGACGGACCTCAAACAGTCATCGCGATGAAAATTGCGGATTTTGCGACGGATCCGTCCGTAAAGTCAATTATGGCAACAATTGCGGACCAGGAAAGTGAGCATAATCACAGTTATGCGTACGTCTTGTCTTCCGTTACGACGCTTGATAAGCAGATGACATCTTTCGAAATGGGACGAAGTGATGAAATCTTAATGAAGCGTAATGAGCGAATTGTAGAGATTTACAACGAATTTGCGGAAAACCCGACGATTGAAACTGTATTGAAATCGATGGTGTATACGACGTTGTTGGAAGGCTTGTTCTTCTACAGCGGATTCGCATTCTTCTACAATCTTGCACGTCACCAGAAAATGGTTGGAACTTCGACAATGATTTCATATATTAACCGTGACGAACTGCAACACGGGAAAGCCATCAGCGATATTTTCCGAGCGGCACTCGCTGAAAATCCTGAGCAGAACACAGAGGAATTCACAGAATGGATTTACGACCAATTCCGCCACTCAGTGGAGCAGGAAATCATTTGGAGTAACTATGTGCTTGACGGTATAGAAGGGATCGACCTTGAAGAAATGGCGGGTTACGTTAAGTACCGCGCCAATAAAATGCTACGGATGCTTGGATTAAGTGAAATTTATCCGGAGTTTACGGACAACCCGATGAAATGGATTCGTGCATATGTAGATAGTTTCGACGATACGAAAACCGATTTCTTTGAGCAAACGTCCAGACAGTATGTGAAAACAAGCGATCTGAACGGATTTGATGATTTGTAA
- a CDS encoding MOSC domain-containing protein — protein MIDIVSLNVGKPKIVQFGRKEVETGFHKSPTSERLFLSAVNFEGDGQGDLVHHGGFEKAVCCYPSEHYAFWENELNRPLPAGSFGENLTLRGLTEANVCIGDTFKIGGAVVQLSQPRQPCFKLSLVHELKELPIIMQNTGYTGFYFRVLQEGSVSADDELVPISRPELAISVEEANRLMHHDKDDRIGIEQILSLQELSSSWRKTFEKRLNGQTVDASERLTGEK, from the coding sequence ATGATTGACATCGTATCTTTAAATGTCGGGAAACCGAAGATTGTGCAATTTGGCAGGAAAGAAGTGGAGACAGGCTTTCATAAGTCCCCCACCTCCGAAAGACTTTTTCTATCCGCTGTAAACTTTGAAGGTGACGGACAAGGCGACCTCGTCCATCATGGTGGCTTCGAGAAAGCGGTATGTTGCTATCCTTCCGAACATTACGCGTTTTGGGAGAATGAATTGAACCGTCCCCTTCCCGCCGGTTCGTTCGGTGAAAACTTGACGTTACGAGGATTGACAGAAGCGAATGTCTGTATAGGTGATACGTTTAAAATCGGTGGTGCCGTCGTTCAACTGAGTCAACCGCGTCAGCCGTGTTTCAAATTATCACTCGTTCACGAATTAAAAGAACTGCCGATCATCATGCAGAATACGGGATATACCGGGTTTTATTTTAGAGTGCTTCAAGAAGGGTCCGTTTCAGCTGACGATGAATTAGTTCCTATTTCTAGGCCTGAACTGGCTATTTCAGTTGAGGAAGCGAATCGTCTCATGCATCACGACAAAGACGACAGAATTGGCATCGAACAGATTCTTTCTTTACAGGAATTGTCTTCGAGTTGGCGAAAAACATTCGAAAAGCGTCTTAACGGACAGACCGTTGACGCGTCAGAGCGGTTGACCGGAGAAAAATGA
- a CDS encoding M50 family metallopeptidase: MKNVLSFLLGGSIGFLAVLYFIFYPEPWSLRSALVIAASLLVGIVLSILLHECGHLFSGLTQGMHLLNLSVGPFVIERHEGKYHFHVVQSVLGYLGRVMMVFPERLDEKIMRQKLIRYIYGGPMTNIVLGTLSLILAFTALNYPFFLIFALVNLFLGVMNLKPVMAGSVMTDGMVIQKLKSDNPADYAVLLTGYALLLEELTTKDVKQWSPALIENLENLISVGDDPKSRVYLQTLGYRYLPNEPAKISMLAEPVAFKNEVQKSDYYSDITNITYATALFFGNEITDYPEIESHLQKISKLDKIIDLKRNALLSYVHGDITQSIQYLRDARNALGVWHPLYSRGEMEKRLIDCMIDAAENTHS, encoded by the coding sequence TTGAAGAATGTATTATCGTTTTTATTAGGCGGATCTATCGGATTCTTAGCCGTCCTTTACTTCATCTTCTACCCGGAGCCTTGGTCACTACGATCAGCGCTAGTCATAGCGGCAAGTCTACTTGTGGGCATTGTGCTCAGCATATTATTGCACGAATGTGGACATCTTTTTTCAGGCCTTACACAAGGAATGCATTTACTCAATTTGAGTGTCGGTCCATTCGTTATAGAACGACATGAAGGTAAATACCATTTTCACGTTGTTCAATCCGTACTTGGGTATCTCGGTAGAGTCATGATGGTATTTCCTGAACGCTTGGATGAAAAGATTATGCGGCAAAAACTGATTCGTTATATTTACGGAGGGCCTATGACGAATATTGTCCTAGGTACCCTCTCCCTCATCCTTGCCTTCACGGCACTGAACTATCCTTTTTTTCTCATTTTTGCTCTAGTAAATCTTTTTTTAGGTGTCATGAACTTGAAGCCTGTTATGGCGGGTAGTGTGATGACCGACGGAATGGTTATTCAAAAGTTGAAATCCGATAACCCAGCAGATTACGCTGTCCTACTGACTGGCTACGCCCTGCTACTAGAAGAGTTAACAACAAAAGACGTAAAACAGTGGTCGCCTGCATTGATTGAGAATCTAGAGAATTTAATATCGGTAGGTGATGATCCAAAGAGTAGGGTCTACTTGCAAACACTCGGTTATCGCTATTTACCGAATGAACCGGCGAAAATTTCAATGCTCGCGGAACCTGTTGCATTTAAAAATGAAGTGCAGAAATCCGATTATTACTCAGATATAACCAATATCACCTATGCTACTGCTCTCTTTTTCGGCAATGAAATCACTGATTATCCCGAAATCGAATCTCACCTCCAAAAAATAAGCAAGCTCGATAAAATTATCGATTTAAAACGGAATGCACTTCTATCTTATGTACACGGCGATATTACTCAATCAATTCAGTATTTACGTGATGCAAGGAATGCGCTTGGCGTCTGGCATCCACTGTACTCGCGGGGTGAAATGGAAAAGCGATTAATTGATTGTATGATTGATGCAGCCGAAAATACACATTCATAA
- a CDS encoding ABC transporter permease, whose product MNISLKRMNAIFQKDLKDFSRNWAVSSVILMPIILGFLFGRSGVHDLSSHYLLINLAMAMVATFVQCCLIAEEKEKNTLRGLMLSPASSTEIIGGKSLLSLIFTIFVIYVTTMLADYQPANVGVVAVAILLSTLFYIALGTILGLFSKSVMEASLIVMPFVMIFSLGSFITNFVDSYPILKFALYLPNIQLIELATKVEAGGGFGDVLVELAVITGWVIVSFIVTSSLYRRKMVD is encoded by the coding sequence ATGAACATTTCATTAAAGCGCATGAATGCGATATTCCAGAAAGATTTAAAGGACTTTTCAAGGAACTGGGCGGTTTCTTCGGTCATTCTTATGCCCATTATCCTTGGCTTTTTGTTCGGACGCAGTGGCGTTCATGACCTTTCATCCCATTACTTACTTATCAACTTAGCGATGGCGATGGTAGCAACTTTTGTCCAATGTTGTTTGATTGCAGAAGAAAAGGAAAAAAACACATTGCGTGGCTTAATGTTATCCCCTGCCAGTTCAACTGAAATTATCGGCGGCAAAAGTTTGCTGTCTCTTATCTTCACGATATTTGTCATCTATGTAACTACTATGTTGGCAGATTATCAGCCTGCAAATGTCGGTGTAGTCGCGGTCGCTATTTTATTATCTACACTTTTCTATATCGCATTAGGAACTATTCTAGGACTGTTTTCTAAATCCGTTATGGAGGCTTCTCTTATTGTCATGCCTTTTGTCATGATCTTTTCACTCGGTTCATTCATTACAAATTTCGTGGACAGTTATCCAATCCTGAAATTCGCTCTGTACTTACCAAATATCCAGCTCATTGAATTGGCTACTAAAGTGGAGGCCGGCGGAGGTTTTGGTGACGTGCTTGTCGAACTAGCAGTCATCACCGGATGGGTCATCGTTTCCTTCATCGTAACAAGTTCTTTATACCGTAGAAAGATGGTGGATTAA
- a CDS encoding ABC transporter ATP-binding protein: MKNIIEVKALAKVFGNEKALEHVDFHVEKGEIFGFLGPSGSGKTTTIKILTGQLTPTSGTATVFGESVSHMKKSEFRRRFGVLTDNSGLYGRLSIHDNLKLYCDLYDVPVSKIDEVLDTVNLRNDKSKRVSTLSKGMTQRVTLARALLHEPELLFLDEPTSALDPTNSLHIHEGLRALNAKGTTIFLTTHDMHEAETLCDRIAFLNNGSIQLLDKPDKLKKSYSDSTITVELLNDEKVVLPAGAKGAQQLFDYMNSNQIVTIHSNEPTLGQIFVEVTGRKLA, from the coding sequence ATGAAAAATATTATTGAAGTGAAGGCACTAGCAAAAGTTTTCGGAAATGAAAAGGCGCTTGAACACGTAGACTTCCATGTTGAAAAAGGCGAAATATTCGGTTTTCTTGGCCCGAGCGGATCTGGAAAAACAACAACTATTAAAATACTTACTGGCCAGTTAACACCAACAAGCGGAACAGCAACCGTATTCGGTGAATCCGTATCCCACATGAAGAAATCGGAATTCCGTAGACGTTTCGGTGTACTGACAGATAACAGCGGTTTATATGGAAGATTGTCTATTCACGACAACTTGAAACTATATTGCGATTTATATGACGTACCGGTTTCAAAAATTGACGAAGTGCTTGATACTGTAAATTTGCGTAATGACAAATCGAAAAGAGTTTCTACTCTATCTAAAGGAATGACGCAGCGAGTGACACTTGCAAGAGCTCTTCTCCACGAACCGGAGTTGCTGTTCCTAGATGAACCAACATCTGCACTCGATCCAACGAATTCCTTGCACATCCACGAAGGGTTACGTGCACTCAATGCAAAAGGCACAACAATTTTCCTAACGACACATGACATGCACGAAGCAGAGACATTATGTGATCGGATCGCCTTTTTGAATAACGGATCCATTCAACTGCTGGATAAGCCTGATAAACTGAAGAAGAGCTACTCAGATTCGACAATTACAGTCGAATTGTTAAACGATGAAAAGGTTGTTCTACCAGCAGGTGCTAAAGGCGCACAGCAGCTCTTCGACTATATGAACAGTAATCAAATCGTAACGATTCATTCAAATGAACCGACGCTCGGACAAATATTTGTAGAAGTGACAGGGAGGAAATTAGCATGA
- a CDS encoding LytTR family transcriptional regulator DNA-binding domain-containing protein — protein MSLQFIKAEKRIHDAVIFPAFDLTIGEGTIVAVYSSVNVREQLINLLLGKTILSQGEIRFDKNTKQQIGYFFLHDGLYERLSIEEILKFTRRLYNSAMPINEAIAATQLEDKRGVKVKNLSYSEKKRVQLACLLLQNPAIYIFEEPDQNIDLESKRILIGILHQLKHQNRSILIVTGNLESAITAADEVFRLDENGLHPIHTSSDTEEPTTPDLEETMITEESVLPVRFEKIPTKVNEKIVLFDPPEIDYVESNEGQSFLHIQGESFPSTATLNDLEARLLPFGFFRCHRSYIVNLQKVREVITWTRNSYSLVLDNKDKSTIPLSKSKMVELKEMLGL, from the coding sequence ATGTCACTTCAATTTATTAAAGCTGAAAAACGTATTCATGATGCTGTCATTTTCCCTGCTTTTGATTTAACAATCGGTGAAGGGACAATCGTTGCCGTCTATTCGAGCGTCAATGTAAGGGAACAGCTTATAAACTTATTGCTTGGAAAAACAATTCTCTCCCAGGGAGAAATCCGTTTCGATAAAAATACAAAACAACAAATCGGCTACTTTTTTCTACATGACGGTTTATACGAGCGCCTTTCAATAGAAGAGATACTGAAATTCACGAGGCGTTTATATAATTCTGCTATGCCTATAAATGAAGCAATTGCAGCTACTCAATTGGAGGATAAGCGCGGTGTTAAAGTAAAGAACCTATCTTATTCCGAGAAGAAAAGAGTTCAACTCGCATGCCTACTTCTACAAAATCCAGCCATATACATATTTGAAGAACCCGATCAAAACATCGACTTGGAATCAAAGCGCATTCTTATAGGCATTTTGCATCAACTCAAACATCAGAACCGTAGTATTTTGATAGTAACGGGCAATCTGGAAAGCGCCATCACCGCCGCTGATGAAGTATTCCGCCTGGATGAAAATGGATTACACCCCATACATACGTCTAGCGATACGGAGGAACCCACTACCCCCGATCTTGAAGAAACTATGATTACCGAAGAATCAGTCCTCCCTGTCCGTTTTGAAAAGATCCCGACAAAGGTGAATGAAAAAATCGTCTTATTTGATCCGCCGGAAATCGACTATGTCGAAAGCAATGAAGGGCAATCTTTTTTACATATTCAAGGAGAATCGTTCCCATCAACTGCTACATTGAATGATCTAGAAGCACGATTACTACCTTTCGGATTTTTCCGATGCCATCGTTCCTATATCGTTAACTTGCAGAAAGTGCGTGAAGTCATCACTTGGACTCGAAACAGCTACAGTCTTGTATTGGATAATAAGGACAAATCGACAATTCCATTATCGAAGTCGAAAATGGTGGAACTTAAAGAAATGCTTGGGCTCTGA
- the ric gene encoding iron-sulfur cluster repair di-iron protein: protein MTQFTVNTQVSDIVTALPQSADLFRNLRIDYCCGGKISLEEAAGQRNLDAFEVLKDLHSIEEKQEARGSLEPSKFGEKTLIAYIQEKYHAGLREELPLLAPYITKLARVHGENHSHLLRVQEIFKLLRAELLDHTDDEDLNVFPLIIDFLANPTPEMKEKLRPHVVELEAEHDNAGQLLHELREITDNFTPPEEACGTYRLVYARLEQLEKETFEHVHLENNILFDRIRQAV, encoded by the coding sequence ATGACCCAATTTACTGTTAACACACAAGTCTCTGATATCGTCACGGCATTACCGCAAAGTGCGGATTTGTTTAGGAATTTACGTATAGATTATTGTTGCGGAGGGAAGATTTCATTGGAAGAAGCGGCGGGGCAGCGAAATCTGGATGCATTTGAAGTTTTGAAAGATCTTCATTCAATTGAAGAGAAGCAGGAAGCGCGTGGGAGTCTAGAGCCCTCCAAATTTGGAGAGAAGACGCTGATTGCTTATATTCAGGAGAAGTATCATGCAGGTTTACGTGAGGAACTGCCCTTGTTGGCGCCTTATATTACTAAGCTTGCGCGTGTACATGGTGAAAATCATTCACATTTACTCAGGGTCCAAGAGATATTCAAACTGTTGCGTGCTGAATTGCTGGATCATACGGATGATGAAGATCTAAATGTATTTCCGCTCATTATCGATTTCCTGGCAAACCCGACGCCTGAAATGAAAGAGAAGTTAAGACCGCATGTAGTTGAACTAGAAGCTGAACATGATAACGCAGGTCAGCTGTTACATGAACTTAGGGAAATCACTGATAACTTCACTCCTCCTGAAGAGGCTTGCGGAACATACCGTCTCGTCTACGCTAGACTTGAGCAGCTGGAAAAAGAGACATTTGAACATGTCCATCTTGAAAATAATATTCTTTTCGATCGTATTCGTCAGGCTGTTTAA